tgggggccgatagcctggacagcagctttgctgagcacgactttgtggtgctggtggagaaCAAGGTGAGTGCGAGGCAGCCGTGCACCCTTGCGGCAGAAGAGCCCCGGAGTCTCGATGGTGGCGTTGGGaagagcgttgccagcaggttggaggaggtgatcttgctctctcttcagcgctggtgaggccccgTGTGGAATCCCGTGTCCCGTTGAAGGCTCCCAGGtggaagaaggacatggacttgttggagcGCGTTTGGTGCAGGGCCGCCAAGACGCTGAAAGGAGTGGAGCATCCTTCCCacgaggagaagctgagagagctgggaggcttttcaggcaggaggcagggctgcgccggggagaTGTCATCGATAGGTCTAAatctgggatgggagggaatgattTGAGGGGCGTCAGGCCCTTCTGATGGGTGCCCACggccagggcaagggggaatggagaaagctgcaaagacgtGGCATTTCCTTGGCAGCGAAGgcaagggtttttcagtgcgagggtggtgaagcagtggaagcggttgtgcagagaggtgttgggagtctccatgcttggagagactgaaaagctgactggccatggtcgtggagagcctgctcgagctgaccctgcttgacgAGGTTGCATTGAACTAGGTGATCTCCGGCGTTTCCTtgttatctaaatgattctgtttgttgtgattgtgcttgctgtgctggccagcgagttgtgctgggaagagagttgttgaggtgtgtgctgctgtggggatctTGCGTCAGAGGCCTGGGTAGACGTGCATTAGCGTATGCAAGGCTTTGTTTGAGCAAGTGAAGGGCTTGTGtggtgggctggcagccctgctttgctggtctgtgctgttgttgttgctggggtCATACTTCCTAAGGGAGGTCTAGTGTCCCTTTTGCACGCATTGCAATGGCCTgttgagccctggctttgtgccgggtgaggctggaagagcgttgggagaagaaaggaagaggaggcgtctgaggctggcatgcagaacatctttattgaggcaaaagagtgaaaaggcaggagcgccgagtggggcagagccagtCTGAGGTGCAAGTAGGGCAACCATAAGACAAAATCCTTTGCGTGAGTGGATTGTGCCAGATCGCCGAGGTCTTCCTGCCCCGCAGTGGGAGCGGCACAGCAGAGGTCCCCGGTGGTCTTTGTCTTGTGAgaaggtgtttgcagcagagagtaGTTAACGCAGCAGAAGGGGCGACGCCACgaaggaagtgggagaagaggaggatgtacacgggccatgtttccaggcagcccgtgctagccccttccctgcttccttgcttggtgcctgaagaggaagaggtgtggacGGCAGGTCCGCGTGCGAGCAAGAGCGCGTCGGTGCGTCCTCAGTCCATGAAGTGGCtcccagggggtgggtggctggtgtcaggggtggtggcgagggcccttagcaggggtagcaggctcttctggcgccgaagcagcccaggcctccgAAGCCGTAGCCGTAGCCGAAGCCgccggagatgggcactccctgggcgctgagagcgctgcccacggcagccgatgtggaggatccgacggcggtgttctgggggaaggaggtgaggaTGGGCCCTGGCAGGGTGACCACCACGGTGGAAGGCTGGATGACGACGCGGGAGTCCTCGCACTGCCTgacgcagggctcgttgcagctgttagccAGCGGGGTGGGTCCGCAGGGGTTGCAGAGGTCGTAGCAGGCCATGTCTGTGGTGCGGAGGGTCCCTGGAAGAAAGGGTGTTGAGGAAGcggaggggcgtgggggtgcgaggagcggtgctgcaggagggcaggggagcgtggaggcgtgttgtggggcggtggggagcgtggcggtggggaggctttgtggctggtgaaggtgtgggcagagggtggtgggagagaggggccaggtggggcaggagaaaggaggagaagggggttggggctcaccttgttgacgtt
This sequence is a window from Pelecanus crispus isolate bPelCri1 chromosome 2, bPelCri1.pri, whole genome shotgun sequence. Protein-coding genes within it:
- the LOC142592867 gene encoding feather keratin 2-like, whose amino-acid sequence is MACYDLCNPCGPTPLANSCNEPCVRQCEDSRVVIQPSTVVVTLPGPILTSFPQNTAVGSSTSAAVGSALSAQGVPISGGFGYGYGFGGLGCFGARRACYPC